In the Malus domestica chromosome 16, GDT2T_hap1 genome, one interval contains:
- the LOC139193066 gene encoding secreted RxLR effector protein 161-like, with amino-acid sequence MNTVRVLLSVVVNNAWPLFQMDVILHGDLEEEVYMKLPPGHPRENEPNKPSQSVHALSYSSSLGNRQGNTSISQGLSRKGIIMKNNGSNHILAYTDANWVGNALDRKSTTGFCTFVGGNLVTWKSKKQTVIARSSAEAEYRAMAATACELI; translated from the exons ATGAACACAGTGAGGGTATTGTTGTCTGTGGTAGTCAATAATGCATGGCCCTTATTCCAAATGGATGTGATTCTTCATGgggatcttgaagaagaagtgtacatgAAGTTGCCTCCTGGACATCCAAGAGAAAATGAACCCAACAAG CCTAGccagtcagttcatgcactctcATACTCTAGTTCACTGGGAAATCGTCAAGGGAATACTTCGATATCTCAAGGGCTCAGTAGGAAGGGGATAATTATGAAAAACAATGGATCAAATCACATCTTGGCCTACACAGATGCTAACTGGGTTGGAAATGCCCTTGATCGAAAATCCACAACAGGTTTTTGCACATTTGTTGGAGGGAACCTTGTtacttggaagagcaagaaacaaactgTTATTGCTCGATCTAGTGCCGAAGCTGAGTATAGGGCTATGGCAGCAACAGCCTGTGAACTCATATAG
- the LOC139193065 gene encoding uncharacterized protein, protein MAEENVYSADSASSSSPNLTQRVENNPNQRLCSVLLNEFNYLPWSKAVSLALGGRSKLGFINGSLKPPESTSPTYDAWHATDQLVMSWLLNSMEPKLYELFSYSESSLLLWESIKDMYGSQNNSVRIFQLKKSVASLKQGDHSFVQHLGSMKSMWNELNMYRPHTTDSVVLLKRADEDKVFQLLASLGTEYEDLRLEPNANMEDLMDLFPLPIPAEIHEVTPAHINIDNSQLTESVIDAVPSSSGPSEAQPNQQAISAPRRNPTRDRHPLVRLQDIERHKAQLVAQGFTQTYGIDYKETFAPVA, encoded by the exons ATGGCAGAAGAAAATGTGTATAGTGCCGACAGTGCCTCATCCTCTTCCCCAAACTTAACCCAAAGGGTTGAGAACAATCCAAATCAACGACTTTGCTCGGTGCTACTGAACGAGTTCAACTACCTTCCTTGGTCAAAAGCTGTGTCACTTGCTCTAGGAGGAAGATCGAAGCTAGGGTTTATCAATGGAAGCTTAAAGCCCCCAGAATCCACTTCACCAACTTACGATGCATGGCATGCTACTGATCAACTGGTCATGTCTTGGTTACTTAACTCCATGGAGCCAAAATTGTATGAGCTTTTCAGCTACTCAGAGTCTTCCCTTCTCCTATGGGAGTCTATCAAAGATATGTATGGCAGCCAAAACAACTCAGTTCGCATCTTTCAATTGAAGAAGAGTGTGGCTAGTTTAAAGCAAGGTGATCACtcatttgttcaacaccttggaaGTATGAAATCCATGTGGAATGAACTCAATATGTATCGTCCACACACGACTGATTCCGTTGTGCTACTCAAGAGGGCTGATGAAGACAAGGTGTTTCAACTCTTAGCAAGCTTGGGAACGGAGTATGAAGACCTGC GGTTGGAGCCTAATGCAAATATGGAAGATCTTATGGACCTATTTCCACTACCTATTCCAGCAGAAATTCATGAAGTCACTCCTGCTCATATCAACATTGATAATTCTCAACTCACTGAGAGTGTAATTGATGCAGTGCCAAGCTCCTCTGGACCATCAGAAGCTCAACCAAATCAGCAAGCTATAAGTGCACCAAGAAGAAATCCTACACGAGATAGACATCCACTAGTGAGGTTACAAGA CATTGAAAGACACAAGGCACAGTTAGTAGCTCAAGGCTTTACTCAAACCTATGGCATTGACTATAAGGAGacctttgctcctgttgccTAA
- the LOC103405344 gene encoding probable indole-3-pyruvate monooxygenase YUCCA3, translating into MVHQSFDQDIDFFARKCIWVNGPVIVGAGPSGLAVGAGLKEQGVPFIVLERADCIASLWQKRTYDRLKLHLPKQFCQLPNFPFPKDFPEYPTKNQFINYLESYAQHFDISPNFNETVQSAKYDETFGHWRVKTSISTSDSNPSAFAEVEYICRWLVVATGENSEKIVPEFEGLEEFKGNVVHACDYKSGLAYRGKQVLVVGCGNSGMEVSLDLCNHNASPSMVVRGSVHVLPREIFGKSTFELAVLLMKWLPLWLADKILLMLTWLLFGNLQKYGLKRPSLGPLELKNISGKTPVLDIGALKKIRSGEIKVVPGISRFSHDRVKLVDGQILEIDSVVLATGYRSNVPSWLKENEFFSREGIPKNAFPNGWKGNAGLYAVGFTRRGLSGASLDAIGVSQDISKSWKEETKQKRKSVAARHRRCISHF; encoded by the exons ATGGTTCACCAATCATTTGACCAAGATATTGATTTTTTTGCTAGGAAGTGCATTTGGGTGAATGGTCCTGTAATTGTAGGGGCAGGTCCTTCAGGCCTAGCAGTTGGTGCTGGCCTTAAAGAACAAGGCGTCCCCTTCATTGTCCTAGAAAGAGCCGATTGCATTGCTTCTCTTTGGCAAAAACGCACATATGATCGCCTCAAACTTCACCTCCCCAAGCAATTCTGCCAACTACCCAATTTCCCATTCCCTAAGGACTTCCCAGAATACCCCACAAAAAACCAGTTCATCAACTACCTAGAGTCCTATGCACAACACTTTGACATAAGCCCAAATTTCAATGAGACTGTCCAGTCTGCCAAGTATGATGAAACCTTTGGTCATTGGAGGGTCAAGACGAGTATTTCAACGAGCGACTCAAACCCTTCTGCCTTTGCCGAAGTTGAGTACATCTGCCGGTGGCTCGTGGTGGCAACTGGAGAGAATTCGGAGAAAATAGTGCCGGAATTCGAAGGCTTGGAAGAGTTTAAAGGGAATGTTGTACATGCCTGTGACTACAAGTCCGGCCTCGCTTACCGTGGCAAGCAAGTACTAGTTGTCGGATGCGGAAATTCAGGCATGGAAGTCTCTCTTGATCTTTGCAATCACAATGCAAGTCCTTCAATGGTGGTTCGAGGTTCG GTACATGTCTTGCCCAGGGAGATTTTTGGAAAGTCAACCTTTGAATTGGCAGTTTTGTTGATGAAATGGCTGCCACTCTGGCTTGCTGACAAGATATTGCTGATGCTGACATGGCTACTTTTTGGAAATCTTCAAAAATATGGTCTGAAAAGGCCATCTTTAGGTCCTTTGGAGCTCAAAAACATTTCAGGGAAAACTCCAGTGTTGGATATTGGTGCCTTGAAAAAAATAAGATCTGGTGAGATCAAGGTGGTTCCTGGAATCTCAAGGTTCTCTCATGACAGAGTTAAACTTGTTGATGGACAAATTCTTGAGATCGATTCTGTTGTTTTGGCAACTGGGTATCGGAGCAATGTTCCTTCATGGCTCAAG GAAAATGAATTCTTTTCACGAGAAGGAATTCCCAAGAATGCatttccaaatgggtggaaaGGGAATGCAGGACTATATGCAGTAGGGTTTACAAGGAGAGGACTATCTGGAGCCTCATTGGATGCCATTGGTGTGTCACAGGACATTTCCAAGAGCTGGAAAGAAGAGACCAAGCAGAAGAGAAAATCTGTTGCAGCGCGCCATAGGAGATGCATTTCACATTTCTAA